In one Rhinopithecus roxellana isolate Shanxi Qingling chromosome 1, ASM756505v1, whole genome shotgun sequence genomic region, the following are encoded:
- the RABIF gene encoding guanine nucleotide exchange factor MSS4, which yields MNEGACAVESGAGKRAPAQRRGDRPLHAKPRQRSEERANRNSACAAVAEEPVAAAAMEPAEQLSELVSAEGRNRKAVLCQRCGSRVLQPGTALFSRRQLFLPSMRKKPALSDGSNPDGDLLQEHWLVEDMFIFENVGFTKDVGNIKFLVCADCEIGPIGWHCLDDKNSFYVALERVSHE from the exons ATGAATGAAGGCGCTTGCGCAGTAGAATCCGGAGCGGGGAAGCGGGCGCCTGCGCAGAGACGTGGTGACCGTCCGCTTCACGCCAAACCGCGCCAGCGCAGTGAAGAACGAGCCAACAGAAACAGCGCCTGCGCAGCCGTGGCTGAGGAGCCTGTGGCGGCAGCGGCAATGGAACCAGCGGAGCAGCTGAGCGAGTTAGTGTCAGCCGAGGGCCGAAACCGGAAGGCGGTGCTGTGCCAGCGTTGCGGCTCCCGGGTGCTGCAGCCAGGGACCGCTCTCTTCTCTCGCCGACAG CTTTTCCTTCCCTCCATGAGAAAGAAGCCAGCTCTCTCTGACGGCAGCAATCCTGATGGTGATCTCCTGCAGGAGCACTGGCTGGTTGAGGACATGTTCATTTTTGAGAATGTGGGCTTCACCAAGGACGTGGGCAACATCAAGTTTCTGGTCTGCGCAGACTGTGAAATTGGACCAATTGGTTGGCATTGCCTAGATGACAAGAACAGTTTCTATGTGGCCTTGGAACGAGTTTCCCATGAGTAA